Below is a genomic region from Caulobacter rhizosphaerae.
CCAGACGGGCGGCATGGTCAAGGATGTCCAGAAGGCCTGGGCCGGCGACGCCCTGACCTTCTCGGCCCAGGCCATGGGCCAGCCGATCTCCGGCGTGCTGACCGTGTTCGACCAGTCGGTGCGGATGGACATCGTCCTGCCCGGCCTGCTGGGCATGATCGCCGGCAAGATCACCGGTCAGGTCAAGAAGCAGGGCCAATTGCTGCTGGAGAAGAAGTAGGCGACCCGGCGCCCGCCCGGCGAACGTCGGGATGGGCGAAGATCAGGACGTCTTCACCCGGCGCGCCGGGGCGTTCTTGGCGGCCGGGCGCTTGGCCGGGGCGCGTTTGGCCTTGGGCGCCGCCTTGGCGTTCTTGCGGGACTCGCGAACGGCCGACACCTTCTCCAGCCGATCCTGGGCGACCTTGGCGTGCTCGACGCAGCGGGCGTGCATGGCCGCCAGTTCCTTCTCGGTCAGCTTCTCGATGCCCATGAAGTCGTTCTCGGCCTCGGAGGTCAGGATCAGCTCGTCCAGCTTGGTCTGAACGGCCGCGCCGTCGCGGTTCTGGGTGTTCTGGATCAGGAACACCATCAGGAAGGTGATGATCGTGGTGCCGGTGTTGATCACCAGCTGCCAGGTTTCCGAGAACTTGAAGATCGGCCCGCTGGCGGCCCAGACGACGACCAGCAGCACGCAAACCAGGAAGGCCGGCGGGCTGCCGGTGATGCGCGCCGTGGCGTTGGCGAATTTGGCGAACAGTTTGTCCATGCGCTCCAGCTCCTGTGCACGATCGCCTGGCTCGTAACGCCCGACGGCGCCGCTGGGTTCGGTCCTCCCATGGCTCCGGTCGCTCGGCCCGCGCGTTAGGGACCCATGTTCGATTCGTACCTGCTGTTCCTGCTGGGCCTGGGCGTCGTCGTCCTGCTGATCGCCTGGCTGCCGATGGCGCTCAGCCGTCTGCCGCTTTCCGTGGCCATCCTGTGCGTGCTGATCGGGGTGGTGGTGTTCCACGGCGGCGTCCTGCCGTTCCGCTCCGATCCCCTGCGCTTTTCGACCCTGACCGAACGGCTGACCGAGATCGTGGTGATCGTCTCGCTGATGGGCGCGGGGCTGAAGATCGACCGACGGATCGGCTGGCGGCGCTGGGAATCGTCCTGGCGGCTGATCGCGGTCACCATGCCGCTCAGCATCCTGGCGGTGACGCTGATGGGCGTGCACGGCCTGGGCCTGCCGCTGGCCGCGGCCCTGCTGCTGGGCGGCGCGCTGGCGCCCACCGACCCGGTGCTGGCCTCGGACGTCCAGGTCGGACCGCCCCGCTCGGGCGAGGACGGCGAGGCGCGGTTCGCCCTGACCTCCGAGGCCGGTCTCAACGACGGCTTCGCCTTTCCGTTCGTGCACCTGGCGGTCGGACTGGGCCTGGCGGGCGGTGTGGTCAGCGCCCCGCTGCTGACCCACTGGCTGGCGGTCGACGTGCTGTGGCGCGTGGCGGCCGGCGCAGGCGTGGGCTGGGCGGTGGGCCGGGCTCTGGGCTGGGCGACGTTCAAGGCCCCGCACGCCCGGATCTCGGGCACCGGCGACGGGCTGGTGGCCCTGGGCGCCACCCTGGTGGCCTACGGCGTGGCCGAGGCCGCGCACGGCTACGGCTTCCTGGCCGTGTTCATCGCCGCCCTGGCCCTGCGGGAGACCGAGCGCGACCACGCATTCCACGAGGCCATGCA
It encodes:
- a CDS encoding low affinity iron permease family protein translates to MDKLFAKFANATARITGSPPAFLVCVLLVVVWAASGPIFKFSETWQLVINTGTTIITFLMVFLIQNTQNRDGAAVQTKLDELILTSEAENDFMGIEKLTEKELAAMHARCVEHAKVAQDRLEKVSAVRESRKNAKAAPKAKRAPAKRPAAKNAPARRVKTS
- a CDS encoding cation:proton antiporter encodes the protein MFDSYLLFLLGLGVVVLLIAWLPMALSRLPLSVAILCVLIGVVVFHGGVLPFRSDPLRFSTLTERLTEIVVIVSLMGAGLKIDRRIGWRRWESSWRLIAVTMPLSILAVTLMGVHGLGLPLAAALLLGGALAPTDPVLASDVQVGPPRSGEDGEARFALTSEAGLNDGFAFPFVHLAVGLGLAGGVVSAPLLTHWLAVDVLWRVAAGAGVGWAVGRALGWATFKAPHARISGTGDGLVALGATLVAYGVAEAAHGYGFLAVFIAALALRETERDHAFHEAMHDFAEQVERLLMMLVLVLLGGAVAGGLLDSLTWKEVAFGLALVFVVRPLAGWIGLTGAPHSKRERAVVAFFGIRGLGSFYYLAYGLNHGDFHRWDRLWAITGFVVLCSILVHGVTATPLMTRIDAWRRREILHEDETQP
- a CDS encoding polyhydroxyalkanoic acid system family protein, with the translated sequence MSKPVTITIPHQLGAAEARRRIEEGFGQLLSQTGGMVKDVQKAWAGDALTFSAQAMGQPISGVLTVFDQSVRMDIVLPGLLGMIAGKITGQVKKQGQLLLEKK